The Polyangiaceae bacterium genome has a window encoding:
- a CDS encoding cytochrome P450: protein MPRPGYNRMKDRMENRTDDQATNAITISLDPNLAHEGYAVARANGAVVNVKFASAGEDGGEKNDVQDFLAQPHLFVSRYDEVLAALVDGRLSSDPRSAMTEAQRNKLPPVVEEFRLLSESLLSKDPPDHTRLRKLIQPSFSQRVMASMRPRIQKIADELLDKAESEAQERSESAPDRSMDIITAFAYPLPVTVISDMLGIPIEDRKEVQHWTENLLRVDRRRTGQMDEETRSRMREFISYLRDLFKKKRAKPTHDMITQLLQTEEEGDKLNEDEVLSTVFLLYLAGHVTTVNLIGNGVLALMLHPTELEKLKNDPQLAPKVVEETLRYWGPVDFVSARIAKESFEMGGRTIPKGEPVMVGLASANRDAARFPNPDTYDITREGAERHVAFGKGIHLCVGAPLARVEGHIAFETLFRRFPGLRLGAAPEDIRWNNSFLRGIAKLPVLF from the coding sequence ATGCCTCGACCGGGCTACAACCGAATGAAGGATCGGATGGAAAACCGAACGGATGATCAAGCGACGAACGCGATAACGATATCGCTCGACCCGAACCTGGCCCACGAGGGGTATGCCGTTGCGCGAGCCAATGGGGCGGTCGTGAACGTGAAATTCGCGAGCGCCGGAGAAGACGGCGGCGAAAAAAACGATGTCCAGGATTTTCTCGCACAGCCGCATCTCTTCGTCAGCCGTTACGACGAAGTTCTGGCGGCTCTGGTCGATGGGCGGTTGTCCTCGGACCCGCGTAGCGCCATGACCGAGGCGCAGCGCAACAAGTTACCTCCGGTCGTCGAGGAATTCCGATTGCTATCGGAGAGCCTGCTCTCCAAGGATCCGCCGGATCACACGCGGCTGCGCAAGCTGATTCAGCCGAGTTTCTCGCAACGCGTGATGGCGAGCATGCGGCCGCGTATTCAGAAAATCGCGGACGAATTGCTCGACAAAGCGGAAAGCGAGGCGCAGGAGCGGAGCGAGTCGGCACCCGATCGGTCCATGGACATCATTACGGCATTTGCCTATCCCTTGCCCGTCACGGTCATTTCCGATATGCTCGGCATTCCGATCGAGGATCGCAAAGAGGTCCAGCACTGGACGGAGAATTTGCTACGAGTCGATCGGCGGCGCACTGGGCAGATGGATGAAGAAACGCGTTCTCGGATGCGCGAGTTCATTTCGTACTTGCGCGATCTTTTCAAGAAAAAGCGCGCCAAGCCGACCCATGACATGATAACGCAACTGCTCCAGACCGAGGAGGAGGGCGACAAGCTGAACGAAGACGAAGTGCTCTCGACGGTATTTCTGCTGTACCTCGCGGGGCACGTGACGACGGTGAATTTGATCGGCAATGGCGTCCTGGCGCTGATGCTGCATCCGACCGAGCTGGAGAAGCTGAAGAACGATCCGCAACTGGCCCCGAAGGTCGTCGAAGAAACGCTGCGATATTGGGGGCCGGTCGATTTCGTTTCGGCACGGATCGCAAAAGAATCGTTCGAAATGGGCGGACGAACGATTCCGAAGGGTGAACCGGTGATGGTCGGTTTGGCGTCCGCGAATCGTGATGCGGCGCGTTTTCCCAATCCGGACACCTACGACATCACGCGTGAGGGGGCCGAGCGTCACGTGGCGTTCGGCAAAGGAATCCACCTTTGCGTGGGTGCGCCGCTGGCTCGGGTCGAGGGGCATATCGCATTCGAAACGTTGTTCAGGCGATTCCCTGGATTGCGACTCGGCGCCGCCCCCGAAGACATCCGGTGGAACAATTCGTTTCTGCGAGGCATTGCGAAGCTGCCCGTGCTGTTCTGA